The DNA segment CGCCCCTAGATAGAAGCTGGTACACATGCCGTCCGGGCCCCAGAACTCGATGTCGTAGGTGTTGTGGTGCGGCTCCTCGAGAATCCCTTTGTGGCCCGGGTCCCAGGTCGCAATGCAGTAGTCCAGACTCGACTTGACCTTCGGCCACAGCTTGCGGAGCCAGTCGGTGTCGCCGCCCACTCGCCACTCCCGGTAGACCTTCATGATCCCGCCCAGCTGGCCATCGGACGCGGCGTGAAAATCGTGTTCGGGCTGGCGGATGGGCAGCGAGACGCGGAAGGTCTGGTGCCCGGTGTCCGCCTGGGTCACGTTGAACTCGGTCTCACGCAGCATCCGCTCGATCGCCGGGAACAGGTGCGGCAGCGCCTGGGCATAGTTCCACACGTGCGTGCAGGATCCGTGACAGCAGCCTTTGTTGTCGCCGCAGCCCTCCCAGGCCCATAGACGCCCGTCTGTCTGGCGCAGCACGGTCGGCGACTTCAGAATGGTCAGATTCGCGGCAATCGCCTCGATGACCTCCGGAGGCAGCGTCGAGTCGTAGAAACACTCACTGAACTGGGCACTCCTCTGGCGGAGCGAGTCGTAACTCTCCCGCCAGTACCTGGCTACCGCCTCGACGTTCGCAAACCGCCCGGAATACCAGGGCGAATACGTCAGCTTGGCGGCCGACTTCTCCTCCTCCGGGGTGTTCTTGCCAATCCGCAGGTTGCTTCTCCCGGAGTACCAGCTGAACTCCAGGACAATCGTCCTGTCCTTGCCGGCAGCGACCGTGAAGGGCACGAACAGGCTGGCGCCGGACGCGGGATCACCCTCCTTCGGTGCCGGCCGATCGTAACATGCGCCTTCCTGGATGTCCTTCCAGCAGATCGTGTACGGGTCGAACCAGCCGCCCCGGAACCAGGCAAGGTTCACCTTCACCCCCGGATCCGTCACCGCGGCGCAGAAGGCCGAGGCCGCCCATGGCTCCTGGTCGCTGCCTTCCTGGTAAACGGTGAAGCCCCCTTGGGCCGCTTTCGTGCCCCGGGCGAACTTGTTATCGCTCGCAAGAAAGTTCTTGGCGTTGAACGAGAACACCGCCTCGATCGGCCGGTTCGTCGGATTCCTGAACCGATACTCCAGACCCGCCACCGGCAAACTCGAGGCGTCCGCATCCCCGGGAATGAACGGGCTCCAGCCGGTGATCTCCACCCCCAGCGGCACCTTGTCGTCCGTGAGCTCGATCTTCGCAAATGGAAACCGCGCCAGAAACGTCGCCGATCCAAATCTCGGCAGACCGTACGTCTTGCCCCCCAGCCCGTTGCCCGAGCCGGGTAGACCAAATAACTTCCACTTCGCCAGCGGTCCCTCCAGCACCCGAGCCGTATTCGGCTGATCCTTCACACAGACGGCCGCAAACATGAACGGATCATTGAACACCTCGGGCTGGTTACGCAGCGATACGTGCGAGAAGCCCCCAGCACCCTCCAGACAAACCATGCCCCCACCCATCCCACCCATCGGGAAGGCCACGCGGTCCAGATGCTCGCCGGTATAGACACTGTTGTACCGGTGCCCCCCCGTACCCTGGGCGAATAGCCCCGCCGCCCGATCCTGTGCCGCCCGACCACCCGCGGCCCCACCACTGTCCTCGCAGCCCCCCGTCCCCGAGGCTCCAATCACCCCCGCCGTGGCTACGGATTTCTTCAGAAAATCGCGACGAGGTATGGACGATTGGCTCGACCGACCCTTGGGCATGCGCAACTCCTTCACTGCAAGTAAGTTCCACCGGGCCGACCCTCCCGGACACCGGGCATGATAAACCATATCGGACCACCCGTCACGCCACCCCATTGGCCCAACGGCGATTTGAATTCGACATTCCCCTCAGGAAGTTGACCTCCAACCGCCGCGGCCGGGGGCATTCCCAATACCGCCGCCGGTCGCAAGGGAACACGATGCTGGGACGAACACGAAGGCAGGCTAAGGTGGGTTGGTCGCTGACCGCGGCCATAGCGGTCTTCTGCCTGGGATTGGCCGCCCTGGGAGCCTTCAGGGAATGGGCTCCCGGCGGCTCACCAGGCCCCGCCCAGGCCCGGGCGGCCATGCCCCCTCCGGCTGCCATCGTCTCCGCCACGCCACCCGCCAGCACCACCCATCCATGCCCCCGACACAACGGCCTGCCCGATCCCTTCACCTTGGTGTTCCTCGGAACGGCCGGCCTCCTGGTCCTCAAAATGAACCGCATGGCCCATCGCCAACCCTCCAAATCCATCACCTGACGCCAACGCGCTGGACATTTGACCCAAAACAAGCAGATTCTCCCCCAGAACCATACGCCTGCCGTGGGGCAGTAGCGATGGCCATCCCGTTCAGTCTGACCGCGATCCTGAACACTCCTCCGCGGAACACCCGCCACGTTCTTGAACCGGAGGATCCCTCTGCTCATGCAGCGGCCCTGCGACGCTCAACAAACGCATGCCCCCTCATGAATGGCGCCCCAAATAAAAGGCGCACAGGCCTTGGGCGCAATTACCCTAACCATCTATCTTTCCTAGATTGAATAGAACCGGAGAACGCCGATTTGTGCCAGAAACGCTATAACTCTATACTAAGACGTAAGTTAAGATTGACTGATTCGGTGTCTCATTGGCTTCGTTTGGCGCTGGGCATTTCAGAGCCCACCCCGGCGCCCGCCGCCGCTACACCGCGCCCTTACCATCAGGACCGACAGCACCGAGTCCGGAGAAACTCACCCGCCAGGGTGCGAAACCGGTCACGGCTCGGCTCTGCCAGGGGATCCCAGCACCGCCCCGCTGGCCCGCCAATAGGCCGGATCACCCCACGTCGACAGATCACCCTCCGGGTCACGAATGCACAGCGAGTAACCCAGCCCGTCCGTCGAAGCATACCAGCTCTCACTGTAAGTGAAATCGTGAATCACTTGGCCGACCGCATCGCTAAGCCGCACCGTGTCGCTGCTGTTCTTGAGCTTGCCGGTGTACTGCCCGGCCACCGTGGCGGTGGCTCCGTAGCGTTCCGCGAAGGCGGCCAAGTTCTCGACCACGACCATGAACCCGCCCGGGGCCAGGGTCAGGCTCGGGAATACGAACTGAATCCCGCCGCTCAGGGTCAATCCTTCTAGCTGGAGGTTTAAGGTTCCTATGTTCTGGATCTCAAGATACTCGTATTCGTCTTCGTCGAACGAGCCGCCGGCGGGGGGATGGTACATGATCTCCGTGATGCGAATCGTCGGCAGACCCGCCGGAGCAAACAGCGCTTCGTTCAGGGCACTCCACGTGGCCCCCGACAGGGTCCGGGCCTTCACCCGCACCGTGCCCGTCAGCGAGATCGGGCCAGTGTAGATCATCGCCTCCCCGTTGGCCTCCCCGCCGGGCAGACGCGGGTCGCTACCATCCCGCGTGAACCAGATGTCCCCCGGCCCGGTCATCGTCAGCTGGAAACCGGGCGAGTAAGCTCCACCATGCTGGCTGAACACCGGCGGGCTCAAGGTCGGATACAGCCCCCGGCTCTCCAGGGCCTGCTTCATGACATTCCACCGGGCCGGGAAGTAGGTGTTCACCAGCCGACTCTGCTCGGTGAGCCACTCCAAGTCCCGGGTGTACGGCTGGGTCGGTCGGGCAATGTCGCCCCAGCGCGCAGACTCCATGATCACCGCCGACTGGATGCTGTTGCTTCGCTCCTTGTAGTAGGCGGCGGGACGGTTACGCTCCGGATGGTCCGGCGTCCAGACCGGATTGGCCGAATCAATCGACAGCACCCCACCATTGAACATGTGCCGATGAACGTGATCCGCAAACCGCAGCCGGTACTCGGCGTTCGCCATCAGCCTCTGGTGAAGGTGCGTCGGACCAAGCGCACCGGAGTCATCCGCGTCCATCTTGCCGATGTAGCTGACACTGTCTTCGATCACGTGTTCGGCATCCCAGCTGAGGTATCGGAACAGCCCCCCGGGTTGCCGGCTGCGGCACACATACCAGTTCTGGTGGGCCCAGTCGCTGTTGCCGGCGTAGAAGTTGAGCAGCATGTAGTCGATGAACCAGTCAAGATCAAGGTACTGCTCCTGCAGGGTTTCATACCTGGCGCTGTCGGCCAGACCGGAGTCGGCCAGAGTCATCATCGCCCGGTAGGCCGTGTTGTCACCGTTGACGATGGTGTAGTACTGGTGCTTGAGGACGTCGTAGTCCTCCGGCGAGCCGCCAAAGTAGTCGGCGCTGAAGTCCTCGTCGGGCTTCTCGTGAAGCTCGTACACGCCCCAGTACAGGCCGTTGATGTACAGGTGGACGAAGATGTTGTGTGGACCGATCATCCCCATCGCGGTCTGCATGTTGGCCATCCAGGCGTCGCGCGCGTAATCGCCCCTCCGGCGCTGGCTGGAGTCCGTCGAATGAACCCAGCTGTTGTTCATGTGCGCGTCGAGCACCAGGGTGTTGAACTCCTGAACCACCGAGTCCGCGTACAGCGGGAACCGCAGCTTCGGCGGCCCATAATTGTCCTTGAACAGCAGCCGCATCGACTGCTTCATGCACTTCCACAGCGTGCTGCTGGAGTTGGCGGTGCTCGTGCCGCCCTGGATGCGGACACCACAATCGACCTGGAAGCCCTCCCGCCCGTCCGCGTAGATCAATTCCGCGGAGACCGGACGCTCCCAGGCAAGGCCTTCGTCCAGCTTGTTCGAGTAGATGCCAACCCTCGGGTCAAACCAGTTGGAGGTGGGCATCACCAGCGACACCGAGGGCAGGGCGGTCAGAGCAGCCATCAACTCGCCGCTGTAACGGGAGTCGGTGATCACTCGCGGATCCATCTGGTAGTCGGCGGGAACCCAGGTATCGCTCGCCCCGGCAACCGGCAAGGACGGATCATTACCCCAGTGGTCGGGGAATCCTCCCGGGAGGGCGGGCTGCTGAAACACCGCACCGGGAAAGAGATACGTGTGGGTGTCAGTGTTGGTCGGCAGATGATCGGCCTTGAACGCCGCGGCCCGCAGCGTCGTGGTCGTGCTGATCGCAACCGGACCGCTATACACCATGCCGGTCGTCTCGCTCACCGGGCTGCCGTCCGTCGTGTACCGGACCGTGGCTCCGGGTGTCTCCGTGGTGATCTGCACCGCAACCGGAGTATCGTAGAAGCCGCGATTGAAATCGAACTTGGTGTCCGCCACGTAACCGGCGTAACCTGCCCCGTTCATGGCCTTCGGGCTCGCCGGCGAGAAGTACCGGAATTCCCCGGCCTGGTACTCGCCCTCGCTCGCACCCTGGACCCACAGCTCGGGCATGAAGATCAGGTCCGAACTCAGGTCCAGGTCGCTCGAGCTGTAGTTCATGCCGTGGATGGCCAGCACGTTCTGGCCCGCCCGGAGCGCGCCGGCAAACGCG comes from the Phycisphaerae bacterium genome and includes:
- a CDS encoding lamin tail domain-containing protein, which codes for MDPRVAGRVCFRLSLLVLGVCVACGRPVLASGEACSTCEATGDQRIDAADLDVFVGCVTGPALGPPAAACGFADLDQDGDVDQVDFGLFQNCLGLDIGPSAVFISEFMAEDNRVLPDDHGDWSDWIEIYNSGSSAVNLGGWYLTDDPAVATKWRFPEVELDAFKHLVVFASGQNRVGLNGELHTNFQLDASGEYLALVKPDGLVVASAFAPAYPKQKARASYGLRAETLPTTIQLIGPGAACRYLVPASDLGLAWTATDYPAESAWTQAHTGIGYERNSAGTYDPLIASDGDVEPLIYNQGKFTIYIRIPFTVDGPLTVTKLTLKMKYDDAFAVYLNGTYLLKTSNAANTLAFNSRAKSSHTALPSVYDEFDITAFAGALRAGQNVLAIHGMNYSSSDLDLSSDLIFMPELWVQGASEGEYQAGEFRYFSPASPKAMNGAGYAGYVADTKFDFNRGFYDTPVAVQITTETPGATVRYTTDGSPVSETTGMVYSGPVAISTTTTLRAAAFKADHLPTNTDTHTYLFPGAVFQQPALPGGFPDHWGNDPSLPVAGASDTWVPADYQMDPRVITDSRYSGELMAALTALPSVSLVMPTSNWFDPRVGIYSNKLDEGLAWERPVSAELIYADGREGFQVDCGVRIQGGTSTANSSSTLWKCMKQSMRLLFKDNYGPPKLRFPLYADSVVQEFNTLVLDAHMNNSWVHSTDSSQRRRGDYARDAWMANMQTAMGMIGPHNIFVHLYINGLYWGVYELHEKPDEDFSADYFGGSPEDYDVLKHQYYTIVNGDNTAYRAMMTLADSGLADSARYETLQEQYLDLDWFIDYMLLNFYAGNSDWAHQNWYVCRSRQPGGLFRYLSWDAEHVIEDSVSYIGKMDADDSGALGPTHLHQRLMANAEYRLRFADHVHRHMFNGGVLSIDSANPVWTPDHPERNRPAAYYKERSNSIQSAVIMESARWGDIARPTQPYTRDLEWLTEQSRLVNTYFPARWNVMKQALESRGLYPTLSPPVFSQHGGAYSPGFQLTMTGPGDIWFTRDGSDPRLPGGEANGEAMIYTGPISLTGTVRVKARTLSGATWSALNEALFAPAGLPTIRITEIMYHPPAGGSFDEDEYEYLEIQNIGTLNLQLEGLTLSGGIQFVFPSLTLAPGGFMVVVENLAAFAERYGATATVAGQYTGKLKNSSDTVRLSDAVGQVIHDFTYSESWYASTDGLGYSLCIRDPEGDLSTWGDPAYWRASGAVLGSPGRAEP